In a single window of the Larimichthys crocea isolate SSNF chromosome XVII, L_crocea_2.0, whole genome shotgun sequence genome:
- the ppat gene encoding amidophosphoribosyltransferase, producing MEFEESGIGEECGVFGCVAAGEWPTQLEVAQVLTLGLVALQHRGQESAGIVTCDGADPPTYTVHKGMGLVNAAFSPEALLKLRYGNLGICHTRYSTTGISELQNCQPFVVDTLHGKIAVAHNGELVNAQALRKKVMRHGVGLSTSSDSELITQLLALTPPMEELDAPDWVARIKNLMTETPTSYSLLVMFKDVIYAVRDPYGNRPLSIGRVVPVSKLHSSGAGEEDTEGWVVSSESCSFQSIGAKYYREVLPGEIVQISKHGVKSLSVVPRPEGDLPAFCIFEYVYFARPDSIFEGQMVYTVRQRCGRQLAIEAPTDADVVSTVPESATPAALGYAQQSGLPYIEVLCKNRYVGRTFIQPNTRLRQLGVAKKFGALTDNFAGKRVVLIDDSIVRGNTISPIIKLLKEAGATEVHIRVASPPIRYPCYMGINIPTKEELIANKPEFQDIAGYIGADSVQYLTVEGLVSAVQEGIASLQKDKMISSSNTSGGRVGHCTACLTGKYPVDCLLDWEISSGAGVVTGAATP from the exons ATGGAGTTCGAGGAGTCCGGTATCGGGGAGGAGTGCGGGGTTTTCGGATGCGTGGCTGCCGGAGAGTGGCCCACGCAGCTGGAGGTGGCTCAGGTCTTGACTCTGGGGCTTGTGGCGTTGCAGCACAG GGGTCAGGAAAGTGCTGGCATTGTCACATGTGATGGAGCCGATCCACCCACGTACACAGTCCACAAG ggaatGGGATTAGTCAACGCTGCTTTCTCACCCGAGGCTCTCCTGAAGCTGCGCTATGGCAACCTCGGTATTTGTCACACGCGCTATTCAACCACGGGGAtctcagagctgcagaactGCCAGCCCTTTGTGGTGGATACGCTGCACGGCAAGATCGCCGTGGCTCACAACGGAGAGCTGGTTAATGCTCAAGCTCTGCGGAAGAAG GTGATGCGCCATGGTGTAGGCCTCTCCACCAGCTCAGACAGTGAGCTCATCACCCAACTACTGGCTTTGACTCCACCTATGGAGGAGCTGGACGCACCAGACTGGGTTGCCAG AATTAAAAATCTGATGACTGAGACGCCCACGTCGTACTCTCTGCTGGTGATGTTCAAAGACGTCATCTACGCGGTGCGCGACCCTTACGGAAATCGTCCGCTCTCCATTGGACGTGTTGTTCCCGTCTCTAAGCTGCACAGCTCAG GTGCCGGAGAGGAGGACACTGAGGGGTGGGTTGTGTCATCGGAGTCTTGCAGTTTCCAGTCCATCGGTGCAAA GTATTACAGGGAAGTCTTACCAGGAGAGATAGTCCAGATATCCAAACACGGAGTCAAGTCTCTGAGTGTTGTCCCTCGTCCTGAAGGAGACCTCCCTGCCTTCTGCATATTCGAATATGTTTACTTTGCAAGACCGGACTCTATTTTTGAAG GGCAGATGGTCTATACCGTCAGGCAGCGCTGTGGGCGGCAGTTAGCCATCGAGGCTCCGACGGACGCAGATGTGGTCAGCACCGTGCCAGAGTCTGCGACTCCCGCTGCGCTGGGCTACGCTCAGCAG TCTGGCCTGCCGTACATCGAGGTGCTTTGTAAGAACCGCTACGTCGGGAGAACTTTTATTCAGCCAAACACCCGCTTGAGGCAGCTGGGAGTCGCTAAGAAGTTCGGGGCTTTGACGGACAACTTTGCTGGGAAACGAGTGGTGCTAATCGACGACTCCATCGTGAGGGGCAACACCATCTCCCCCATTATAAAACTGCTGAAGGAAGCTGGTGCAACTGAG GTGCACATCAGGGTTGCCTCTCCACCCATCAGGTACCCTTGCTACATGGGTATTAATATTCCAACCAAGGAGGAGCTCATCGCCAACAAGCCAGAGTTTCAAGACATTGCTGGATACATTG GTGCTGACAGCGTCCAGTATCTGACTGTGGAGGGCCTGGTATCAGCTGTCCAGGAGGGCATCGCCTCCCTCCAGAAGGACAAGATGATCAGCTCCAGTAACACGTCTGGAGGAAGAGTGGGCCACTGCACTGCCTGCTTGACTGGGAAATATCCAGTGGACTGCCTGCTTGACTGGGAAATATCCAGTGGAGCTGGAGTGGTAACTGGTGCAGCAACGCCATGA
- the si:dkey-261j15.2 gene encoding uncharacterized protein si:dkey-261j15.2 produces MERGAERQRGGDREVVVEEKGSMERQWGEAEVLALMTVWDEVGAQHVAESRTTFELISERLRRLSVARSWWECQAKCRSLGLQSRKPDAAAAAAANYSPGVDARPEEGWEEEVEDVGNQRGIYPSSVTMQEGIRSRIHRALPYTQNTAEEGGRHWTDDEVRALLCVWADRRVRESLKCTLRNKSIFQEMARQMQRNFGVLRNWKQCRTKYKNLKYDYKTAKSAHAAGGSGAGGPGKYMKFFDEVEAILLDRGLENGTLEMQKKLYDGEMGAGRLQTPAQALASESEVVIEIDDDDNSDDYDMDADLDKWRGADAHLMLADPSSSDQFHVVTVSDTGRNWSDQEVRALVQVWSDERVCRQLESSTRKRDIFVQISNRLMQQGIERDWKQCHTKYKNLKYLYRSLQRGKSDDADPRRLMRFYDEVDAIMNRTTNGSPRDAGAADNQDSGRLRLEDYEENDHIDVYLTKMNTTAAAMEERSSSSGSVSSISLDVTPNNEEPRLHVVPELRMDQQHRLMSSSETRAEKEDTYSTTRGMKRKAVDQDHTLQTPAKKLGSDFADKVKARCKEEQEHIPIIKIDSVCSMASSDPSPEREVIPTNPT; encoded by the exons atggagagaggagcagagagacaaagaggaggtgatagggaggtggtggtggaagaGAAAGGCTCGATGGAGAGGCAGTGGGGGGAGGCAGAGGTGCTGGCTCTCATGACAGTGTGGGACGAGGTGGGAGCTCAGCACGTAGCTGAAAGCAGAACCACATTTGAGTTGATCTCAGAGCGTCTGAGGAGGCTCAGTGTTGCGCGCAGCTGGTGGGAGTGTCAGGCCAAGTGCAGGAGCCTGGGACTTCAGAGCAGGAAGCCtgacgcagcagcagcagcagcagcaaactaCAGCCCAGGAGTGGATGCAAGGCCAGAGGAGGGCTgggaggaagaggtggaagaTGTGGGTAATCAAAGAGGAATCTACCCTTCCTCAGTCACAATGCAGGAAG gTATTAGGAGTCGAATCCATCGGGCTCTTCCTTACACCCAGAACACGGCCGAAGAAGGCGGTCGCCACTGGACGGACGACGAGGTGCGAGCGCTGTTGTGCGTCTGGGCTGACCGGCGCGTTCGCGAGAGCTTGAAGTGCACGCTGCGTAACAAATCCATCTTCCAAGAGATGGCCCGCCAGATGCAGAGAAACTTTGGAGTGCTACGCAACTGGAAACAGTGTCGGACGAAATACAAGAACTTGAAATACGACTACAAGACAGCCAAGAGCGCTCACGCCGCCGGAGGCAGCGGAGCAGGAGGCCCTGGGAAGTACATGAAGTTCTTCGATGAGGTAGAAGCTATTTTGCTGGACCGAGGGCTCGAGAACGGGACTTTGGAGATGCAGAAGAAGTTGTATGATGGAGAAATGGGAGCAGGCAGGCTACAAACACCAGCACAGGCATTAGCCTCAGAAAGTGAGGTTGTCATTGAAATTGACGACG atgacAATAGTGATGATTACGATATGGACGCAGACCTGGACAAATGGAGAGGAGCAG ATGCTCATCTAATGCTCGCAGACCCGTCCAGCTCCGACCAGTTCCACGTGGTCACAGTGTCGGACACGGGTCGAAACTGGAGCGATCAGGAGGTGCGAGCGCTGGTTCAAGTCTGGTCGGACGAACGCGTGTGCAGGCAGTTGGAGAGCTCGACCAGAAAGAGAGACATCTTCGTCCAGATCTCCAACAGGTTAATGCAGCAAGGCATCGAACGCGACTGGAAGCAGTGCCACACCAAGTACAAAAACCTCAAGTACCTTTACCGCTCCCTCCAGAGAGGAAAGAGCGACGATGCTGACCCAAGACGCCTTATGAGGTTCTACGACGAGGTGGACGCCATTATGAACCGCACAACCAATGGCTCGCCACGTGACGCGGGAGCCGCAGACAACCAAGATTCAGGCAGGCTTAGGCTGGAGGACTATGAGGAGAACGATCACATAGACGTCTATTTGACAAAGATGAACACAACGGCGGCAGCAATGGAAGAAAGATCTTCTAGTTCTGGTTCTGTCTCGTCTATAAGCCTCGATGTTACACCAAACAATGAAGAACCGAGGCTACATGTGGTCCCGGAGCTTCGCATGGATCAACAGCACAGATTAATGA GCTCTTCTGAAACCAGAGCAGAAAAAGAGGACACCTATTCAACAACCAGAGGAATGAAGAGAAAAGCCGTAGATCAAG accaCACACTGCAGACGCCAGCAAAAAAACTGGGCTCGGACTTTGCTGATAAGGTGAAGGCCCGCTGTAAAGAAGAGCAGGAACACATCCCGATAATAAAGATCGATTCAGTGTGTTCAATGGCCTCCTCTGATCCGTCCCCAGAAAGAGAGGTAATACCCACTAATCCCACGTGA
- the LOC104919099 gene encoding multifunctional protein ADE2, whose protein sequence is MASTAELKIGQKLNEGKTKQIFELVDQPGLVLVQSKDQITAGNAVRKDQMEGKAAIANKTTSCVFKLLQESGIKTAFVKQHSDTAFIGAHCEMIPIEWVCRRVATGSFLKRNPGVKEGYRFTPLKMEMFFKDDANNDPQWSEEQLLEAKFSPAGLTIGQCEVDIMNRSTVAIFEILEKAWATQNCTLVDMKIEFGVNVKTQEIVLADVIDNDSWRLWPAGDRSQQKDKQVYRDLKEVTPEAMQMVKRNFEWVSERVKLLLEPQASGRVVVLMGSTSDMAHCEKIRKACTSYGIHCILRVTSAHKGPDETLRIKAEYEGDGVPTVFVAVAGRSNGLGPVMSGNTAYPVINCPPLTPDWGAQDVWSSLRMPSGLGCSTILSPEAAAQFAAQIFGLTDHLVWCKLRASMLNTWVSLKLADKKLQACSL, encoded by the exons ATGGCGTCCACAGCAG AGTTGAAAATCGGACAGAAGCTGAATGAGGGGAAGACAAAGCAGATCTTTGAGCTTGTGGACCAGCCCGGACTGGTTCTGGTCCAGTCCAAAGACCAGATCACCGCTGGGAATGCAGTGAGGAAAGACCAGATGGAGGGCAAAGCTGCCATTGCCAATAAAACGACGAGCTGCGTGTTCAAGCTCCTGCAGGAGTCTG GAATTAAGACCGCCTTTGTGAAGCAGCACTCAGACACGGCGTTCATCGGAGCCCACTGTGAGATGATTCCCATTGAGTGGGTATGTCGCAGAGTGGCGACTGGATCGTTCCTCAAGAGGAATCCAGGAGTCAAGGAAGGATACCGCTTCACCCCCCTGAAGATGGAGATGTTCTTTAAG GATGATGCCAACAATGACCCTCAGTGGTCGGaggagcagctgctggaggccAAATTCTCTCCGGCTGGGCTCACCATCGGCCAGTGTGAGGTGGACATCATGAATCGCAGCACTGTGGCCATCTTTGAGATTCTGGAGAAGGCCTGGGCCACTCAGAACTGCACGCTGGTGGATATGAAG aTCGAGTTTGGCGTCAATGTGAAGACTCAAGAGATCGTCCTCGCTGACGTGATCGACAACGATTCGTGGAGGCTGTGGCCAGCCGGAGATCGCAGCCAGCAGAAGGATAAGCAG gTGTACCGAGACCTTAAAGAGGTCACCCCAGAGGCAATGCAGATGGTGAAGAGGAACTTTGAGTGGGTCTCTGAAAGGGTCAAG CTGCTGCTGGAGCCCCAGGCTAGCGGCAGGGTGGTGGTTTTGATGGGCTCCACTTCAGACATGGCTCACTGTGAAAAGATCAGGAAGGCTTGTACCTCCTACGGCATCCATTGCATCCTGCGAGTCACCTCTGCGCACAAAGGTCCAGATGAGACGCTGCGCATCAAGGCAGAATATGAAg GTGACGGTGTACCCACTGTCTTTGTGGCTGTAGCCGGCAGAAGTAACGGCCTTGGGCCGGTGATGTCTGGAAACACGGCGTATCCCGTCATCAACTGCCCGCCTCTCACTCCAGACTGGGGTGCACAGGATGTCTGGTCATCCCTGCGTATGCCGAGCG GTCTTGGCTGCTCCACAATCCTCTCCCCCGAGGCGGCCGCTCAGTTTGCCGCACAGATCTTTGGATTGACCGATCATCTGGTGTGGTGCAAACTTCGGGCCTCCATGCTCAACACCTGGGTGTCTCTCAAGCTGGCTGACAAGAAGTTACAGGCGTGCAGCCTCTGA